The proteins below are encoded in one region of Telopea speciosissima isolate NSW1024214 ecotype Mountain lineage chromosome 10, Tspe_v1, whole genome shotgun sequence:
- the LOC122643110 gene encoding glutamate dehydrogenase 1 produces the protein MNALAATNRNFKLAARLLGLDSKLEKSLLIPFREIKVECTIPKDDGSLASFVGFRVQHDNARGPMKGGIRYHPEVDPDEVNALAQLMTWKTAVANIPYGGAKGGIGCDPGELSISELERLTRVFTQKIHDLVGVHTDVPAPDMGTNPQTMAWILDEYSKFHGYSPAVVTGKPVDLGGSLGRDAATGRGVLFATQALLQEYGKSISGQRFVIQGFGNVGSWAAQLINENGGKIVAVSDITGAIKNSNGIDIPRLLKHTHENRGIKGFSGGDPIDPKSILVEDCDVLIPAALGGVISRENANEIKAKFIIEAANHPTDPEADEILSKKGVIILPDIYANSGGVTVSYFEWVQNIQGFMWDEEKVNNELKTYMTKGLKDVKEMCKTHNCDLRMGAFTLGVNRVARATVLRGWEA, from the exons ATGAATGCGTTAGCGGCAACCAATAGAAATTTCAAGTTGGCAGCACGCCTTCTGGGTTTGGATTCAAAGCTCGAAAAGAGTTTACTCATTCCTTTCAGAGAAATCAAG GTTGAGTGCACCATACCCAAAGATGATGGCAGTTTGGCCTCTTTTGTTGGATTCAGGGTTCAGCATGATAATGCTAGAGGCCCAATGAAAGGAGGAATTAGATACCACCCAGAG GTTGATCCAGATGAGGTGAATGCTCTAGCACAACTTATGACTTGGAAGACAGCCGTAGCAAACATTCCATATGGTGGTGCTAAAGGGGGTATAGGGTGTGATCCAGGGGAACTAAGCATTTCTGAGCTAGAGCGACTTACCAGAGTTTTCACACAGAAGATTCATGATCTAGTTGGAGTACATACAGATGTTCCAGCACCTGATATGGGAACTAATCCCCAG ACAATGGCATGGATACTGGATGAGTACTCAAAATTTCATGGCTACTCACCTGCAGTTGTGACTGGAAAACCTGTT GATCTTGGTGGATCTTTGGGAAGAGATGCAGCTACTGGAAGGGGAGTACTTTTTGCAACACAGGCCCTGCTTCAAGAATATGGAAAGAGCATCTCCGGCCAACGATTCGTCATACAG GGGTTTGGAAATGTCGGTTCCTGGGCAGCCCAACTCATCAACGAAAATGGTGGGAAGATTGTTGCAGTAAGTGACATTACTGGAGCCATAAAGAATAGCAATGGAATAGACATACCAAGATTGCTTAAACATACCCATGAGAATCGAGGAATCAAAGGTTTCAGTGGTGGAGACCCCATTGATCCAAAGTCAATACTGGTTGAGGACTGTGACGTTCTTATTCCTGCAGCCCTTGGCGGTGTCATCAGCAG GGAAAATGCAAATGAGATAAAAGCCAAATTCATTATTGAAGCTGCCAACCATCCAACTGACCCAGAGGCTGATGAG ATATTATCAAAAAAAGGTGTTATAATCCTTCCAGACATATATGCCAACTCAGGTGGAGTTACTGTGAGTTATTTCGAGTGGGTTCAG AATATTCAAGGGTTTATGTGGGATGAAGAGAAAGTGAATAATGAACTAAAGACATACATGACAAAAGGTTTAAAGGATGTTAAAGAGATGTGTAAGACTCACAACTGTGATCTTCGTATGGGAGCCTTCACCTTAGGAGTCAACCGGGTTGCTCGTGCAACTGTCCTCAGAGGTTGGGAAGCCTGA